Proteins from a single region of Myxococcaceae bacterium JPH2:
- a CDS encoding response regulator, with product MPASEVVTLERGLRETETGRGCRVLCVDAPPDSVPDGLVVLWDAGGPLETLVARCRHLHAHRAPLRTHLVVLTSRGDSDAEALALAGADECARPPGSAWGARLVALRRRLEADGGEDLQTLRRTVAFLRNALDAVPDPLFVKDRAHRWVAMNSAFCRFMGHEASALLGHSDYEFVPAHEAEVFWRQDERVFRTRQGDENEELLTDSAGHSRCLVTKKAAFTSEEGEPFLVAVIRDVTDRKRLEHQLRLAERMASVGTLAAGVAHEINNPLAYVTSNLSYLWERLAQPALPAEHLGELRQVVAEALEGAGRVRTIVRDLRTFSRTDEEHHGPVNVHSAVEGALRLVRNEMQHRARLVCSLEPVLAVHGNEGRLVQVLVNLLVNALQAFPERPAEENRIRVSARPGRSGYVMLEVEDNGRGMTPEVKDRIFDPFFTTKPTGVGTGLGLSICLTIVQAMAGRIDVLSTPGRGSAFRVELPALSAHVSAPVGPRLAGMSLPGDRRRLLLIDDEPSVGSSVSRLLRDLYDVHVFQDAREALQRLSHGERFDAILCDLMMPGMSGMDFLVELERLAPELAPHTGLMTGGAFTAQAREFVGHRARELLEKPFERERLCTFVEHLMQ from the coding sequence ATGCCGGCGTCCGAGGTCGTGACGCTGGAGCGGGGGTTGCGCGAAACCGAGACCGGTCGTGGGTGTCGCGTCCTCTGCGTGGATGCGCCGCCTGACTCCGTCCCGGATGGGTTGGTGGTGTTGTGGGACGCGGGAGGGCCGCTGGAGACCCTCGTGGCCCGCTGTCGCCACTTGCACGCGCACCGCGCTCCGCTCCGCACGCACCTGGTCGTGCTCACGTCGCGCGGTGACTCCGACGCGGAGGCGCTCGCCCTGGCGGGCGCGGACGAGTGTGCCCGGCCGCCCGGCTCGGCGTGGGGGGCTCGGCTGGTGGCGCTGCGCCGCCGGCTGGAGGCGGACGGAGGCGAGGACCTCCAGACGTTGCGCCGCACGGTGGCGTTCCTGCGCAACGCGCTCGACGCCGTGCCGGATCCGCTCTTCGTGAAGGACCGCGCGCACCGCTGGGTCGCGATGAACAGCGCGTTTTGCCGCTTCATGGGACACGAGGCGTCCGCGCTGCTGGGGCACTCGGATTACGAGTTCGTTCCCGCCCACGAGGCGGAGGTCTTCTGGCGGCAGGACGAGCGCGTCTTCCGCACCCGCCAGGGCGACGAGAACGAGGAGCTGCTCACCGACAGCGCGGGGCACTCGCGCTGCCTCGTGACCAAGAAGGCCGCCTTCACGAGCGAGGAGGGCGAGCCCTTCCTCGTCGCCGTGATCCGCGACGTCACCGACCGCAAGCGCCTGGAGCACCAGCTCCGCCTGGCCGAGCGCATGGCCTCCGTGGGCACGCTCGCGGCGGGCGTGGCGCATGAAATCAACAACCCGCTCGCCTACGTCACCTCCAACCTGTCCTACCTGTGGGAGCGGCTGGCTCAGCCCGCGCTTCCGGCCGAGCACCTGGGCGAGCTGCGACAGGTGGTGGCCGAGGCGCTCGAAGGTGCCGGCCGCGTGCGCACCATCGTGCGAGACCTGCGCACGTTCTCGCGGACCGACGAGGAGCACCACGGGCCGGTGAACGTGCACAGCGCCGTGGAAGGCGCGCTGCGGCTCGTGCGCAACGAGATGCAGCACCGCGCGCGGCTGGTGTGCTCGCTGGAGCCGGTGCTGGCGGTGCACGGCAACGAGGGCCGGCTCGTGCAGGTGCTCGTCAACCTCCTGGTGAACGCGCTCCAGGCCTTTCCAGAGCGTCCCGCCGAGGAGAATCGCATCCGGGTCTCGGCGCGGCCGGGCCGCAGCGGCTACGTGATGCTGGAGGTGGAGGACAACGGGCGAGGCATGACGCCCGAGGTGAAGGACCGCATCTTCGATCCGTTCTTCACCACCAAGCCCACGGGCGTGGGGACGGGGCTCGGGTTGTCCATCTGCCTCACCATCGTGCAGGCCATGGCGGGCCGCATCGATGTCCTGAGCACGCCGGGGCGCGGCAGCGCGTTCCGGGTGGAGCTGCCGGCGCTCTCCGCGCATGTGTCGGCGCCCGTGGGCCCGCGGCTGGCGGGGATGTCACTGCCGGGAGACCGCCGCCGCCTGTTGCTCATCGATGACGAGCCCTCCGTGGGCAGCTCGGTGAGCCGGCTCCTGCGAGACCTGTACGACGTGCACGTGTTCCAAGACGCGCGAGAGGCGCTGCAACGCCTGTCGCACGGGGAACGCTTCGATGCCATTCTCTGCGACCTGATGATGCCGGGAATGAGCGGGATGGACTTCCTCGTGGAGCTGGAGCGGCTGGCTCCCGAGCTGGCGCCGCACACGGGGTTGATGACCGGAGGCGCGTTCACTGCTCAGGCTCGCGAGTTCGTGGGACACCGGGCCCGCGAACTGCTGGAGAAGCCATTCGAGCGGGAGCGGTTGTGCACGTTCGTCGAGCACCTGATGCAGTAG